The following are encoded in a window of Roseivirga misakiensis genomic DNA:
- a CDS encoding aminotransferase class I/II-fold pyridoxal phosphate-dependent enzyme, whose amino-acid sequence MSEKPRIWLSSPHMSGHEQNFVQSAFDSNWVAPLGPNVDGFETDLQDYSGVEHAAVLTSGTAAIHLALIILGIERGDEVLVSSFTFSGSINPIVYQGAVPIMIDSESDTWNIDPLALKEAILDRISKGRKPKALILVHLYGMPAKLDEIISVCQEFEIPIIEDAAEALGSSYGDKKLGSFGDLSVFSFNGNKIITTSGGGALLSNNQKWIQKARFLATQARDNAVHYQHSEIGYNYRMSNVVAGIGRGQMIVLDEWVQKRREINQFYKGIFEDIDGIDVLTEPNDKFFSNHWLTAVNINTENAGIDRETLRLRMLEDNIESRPLWKPMHKQPIFESYPFYGGHVSETLFQNGLCLPSGSNLGEEELSRIKENIENTLSNR is encoded by the coding sequence ATGAGTGAAAAACCAAGGATTTGGCTGTCTTCACCCCACATGAGTGGGCACGAGCAGAACTTTGTGCAGTCGGCATTTGATTCAAACTGGGTAGCACCCCTGGGTCCAAACGTAGACGGTTTTGAGACTGATTTACAAGATTACTCTGGTGTGGAGCATGCCGCAGTATTGACAAGCGGTACAGCGGCAATTCACTTAGCATTAATCATCTTGGGTATTGAACGAGGTGACGAAGTCTTAGTCTCGAGTTTTACATTTTCTGGCTCGATTAACCCTATTGTCTATCAAGGTGCTGTCCCTATCATGATAGACAGTGAATCAGATACTTGGAACATTGATCCTTTGGCCTTGAAAGAAGCAATACTGGATAGGATTTCTAAGGGTAGAAAGCCTAAGGCGTTAATTCTAGTTCATCTTTATGGTATGCCTGCCAAGCTGGATGAAATAATATCTGTTTGTCAAGAATTTGAAATTCCGATCATAGAAGATGCTGCGGAAGCATTAGGCTCATCTTATGGCGATAAAAAGCTGGGTTCATTTGGTGATTTGAGCGTTTTCTCATTTAATGGCAATAAAATAATTACAACTTCTGGGGGGGGAGCGCTACTTTCTAACAACCAGAAATGGATTCAAAAAGCAAGATTCCTAGCTACTCAAGCCAGAGATAACGCTGTTCATTACCAGCATAGCGAAATAGGATACAACTATAGAATGTCAAACGTTGTCGCAGGTATAGGAAGAGGGCAAATGATAGTGCTCGACGAATGGGTTCAGAAAAGGCGAGAGATTAACCAGTTTTATAAGGGGATATTTGAAGATATCGATGGTATTGATGTATTGACTGAACCAAATGATAAGTTCTTTTCTAACCATTGGCTTACAGCGGTTAATATAAATACAGAAAATGCAGGAATCGACAGAGAGACGCTGAGGCTTAGAATGCTAGAGGATAATATCGAATCAAGACCTTTGTGGAAGCCTATGCATAAGCAACCAATTTTTGAATCTTATCCGTTTTATGGTGGTCACGTATCAGAAACATTGTTTCAAAATGGTCTTTGTTTACCTTCTGGTTCTAACTTGGGTGAAGAAGAGTTGTCTCGGATAAAGGAGAATATCGAAAATACGCTAAGTAATAGATGA
- a CDS encoding polysaccharide biosynthesis protein yields the protein MISRIKTLNVLPRWIIVFIDLMVFSFSALAAYLLRLNFQLDQLYEYDFVRGIIIFTAAGLISSLLTRSFAGIIRYTGTQDTVRVFYANLLTLLIVLAVNYISKNSVPNSVAVIAFLASLVATISYRLLVKELFAFYRTVPKAQRKILIMGAGQSGMLTKQLLDNDTSSNIKVVGFLEDNDRKIGNILSGVKIFSAIEEFQKVVMKYGPTELIIAASKISLERKNDLVDKCLEFGIKVSTVPTADQWIGGEFDISQIKEVRIEDLLGRNMIVLNNQYVSKEVNGKSILVTGAAGSIGAEIVRQLVRYEPAKVVLLDQSETGLFEIENEIRGIINMQDRLTCFIADVTNLNRIRECFSIHKPDIVFHAAAYKHVPMMEINVSEAIACNIMGTKNLADISVEFEVQKFVMISTDKAVNPTSVMGATKRAAEIYVQSLNELLSTVGKSNVSFITTRFGNVLGSNGSVIPIFKKQIQKGGPITVTHPDITRYFMTIPEACSLVLEAATMGTGGEIFVFDMGKSVKIVDLAKRMIQLSGLVEGKDIEISFTGLRPGEKLFEELLGDEENNMATHHPKIMIANTRKVDFADVKTDFDALSNLLNEEKETKDFELVGQLKSLIIEYKSKASRFEVLD from the coding sequence ATGATTAGTAGAATAAAGACATTAAATGTATTGCCTAGGTGGATCATTGTATTCATCGATTTAATGGTATTCTCCTTTTCGGCGCTTGCAGCCTACCTTTTGAGGCTAAATTTTCAATTAGATCAGCTTTATGAATACGATTTTGTAAGAGGCATTATAATTTTTACAGCTGCTGGTTTAATCAGCTCATTGCTTACTCGCAGTTTTGCAGGAATAATCAGGTATACTGGTACTCAAGATACTGTTCGTGTATTTTACGCCAATTTACTGACCCTGCTCATAGTTTTGGCGGTCAATTATATCTCCAAGAATTCTGTTCCAAATTCTGTTGCTGTGATAGCCTTTCTAGCATCACTTGTTGCCACCATAAGTTATCGACTCCTGGTGAAAGAACTCTTCGCTTTCTATAGAACTGTTCCAAAAGCGCAACGCAAAATTTTGATCATGGGGGCTGGCCAATCCGGAATGCTTACTAAGCAACTTTTGGACAATGATACCAGTTCGAACATCAAGGTTGTCGGTTTCTTAGAGGACAACGATCGGAAGATTGGGAATATACTTTCTGGTGTAAAGATATTTTCGGCGATAGAGGAATTCCAAAAGGTAGTCATGAAGTATGGACCTACTGAATTGATTATTGCAGCTTCCAAAATTTCATTAGAACGTAAAAATGACCTTGTAGATAAGTGTCTAGAATTTGGTATTAAAGTATCAACAGTTCCTACGGCAGATCAGTGGATTGGTGGTGAATTTGATATTTCTCAGATTAAAGAAGTTAGAATTGAAGATCTACTAGGCCGAAATATGATTGTGTTAAACAATCAATATGTTTCTAAGGAAGTAAATGGGAAATCAATCCTCGTGACGGGTGCTGCTGGGTCTATTGGGGCAGAAATAGTGAGGCAACTTGTCAGGTATGAACCTGCAAAAGTTGTACTGCTAGATCAATCAGAGACAGGGTTATTCGAGATTGAAAATGAAATTCGAGGTATAATCAATATGCAGGACCGCTTGACCTGTTTTATAGCTGATGTTACAAATTTAAATCGCATTAGAGAGTGCTTTTCTATTCATAAACCAGATATAGTATTTCACGCTGCGGCTTATAAGCATGTACCGATGATGGAAATAAATGTTTCCGAGGCTATAGCCTGTAATATTATGGGGACTAAGAACTTGGCGGATATTTCAGTTGAGTTTGAAGTACAAAAGTTTGTCATGATTTCTACTGACAAAGCGGTGAATCCAACTAGTGTAATGGGGGCTACAAAACGGGCCGCAGAAATCTATGTTCAGTCGTTAAATGAGCTGTTGAGTACGGTAGGTAAATCTAACGTAAGCTTTATTACGACTAGATTTGGAAACGTTTTAGGATCTAACGGTTCAGTGATTCCGATTTTTAAGAAGCAAATACAAAAAGGAGGGCCAATTACCGTTACGCATCCCGATATCACACGTTACTTCATGACTATTCCTGAAGCCTGTAGTCTTGTTCTTGAAGCTGCTACTATGGGTACTGGTGGTGAGATCTTTGTCTTTGATATGGGTAAGTCCGTTAAAATTGTAGACTTGGCCAAAAGGATGATTCAACTCTCGGGCTTGGTTGAAGGAAAAGATATTGAGATATCATTCACAGGCTTGAGGCCGGGGGAGAAGCTTTTTGAAGAACTTCTTGGTGATGAAGAAAACAATATGGCGACACACCATCCAAAAATCATGATCGCCAATACGCGTAAGGTGGACTTTGCTGATGTCAAAACAGATTTTGATGCATTAAGCAACCTTCTTAACGAAGAAAAGGAAACAAAAGACTTTGAATTAGTTGGGCAGCTTAAATCTCTAATAATAGAATACAAGAGTAAAGCTTCTCGTTTCGAAGTTTTGGACTAA